A single genomic interval of Acidovorax sp. 1608163 harbors:
- the rpsF gene encoding 30S ribosomal protein S6, with translation MRHYEIILLIHPDQSEQVPAMLERYKGMITAGGGKVHRVEDWGRRQLAYLINKLAKAHYLCVNIEADQAVMAELEHAFKFNDAVLRHLTVQKKKADTGPSSMMKTVEREEARKASQAEYAAAGGERGER, from the coding sequence ATGCGTCATTACGAAATCATTTTGTTGATCCATCCGGATCAAAGCGAACAAGTTCCAGCCATGCTGGAGCGCTACAAGGGCATGATCACCGCTGGCGGTGGCAAGGTGCACCGCGTGGAAGACTGGGGCCGCCGTCAACTGGCGTACCTGATCAACAAGCTGGCCAAGGCCCACTACCTGTGCGTGAACATCGAAGCCGACCAGGCTGTGATGGCTGAACTGGAACACGCGTTCAAGTTCAACGACGCCGTGCTGCGCCACCTGACGGTTCAGAAGAAGAAGGCCGACACGGGTCCATCTTCCATGATGAAGACCGTTGAGCGCGAAGAAGCCCGCAAAGCCAGCCAAGCTGAATACGCAGCTGCTGGTGGCGAACGCGGCGAGCGCTGA
- the priB gene encoding primosomal replication protein N, translated as MENRVVLTACIAEAESLRYTPAGLPAITLRLEHESQQTEAGHPREVKAAMKAVAFGAMAERLARQNIGSLWTFSGFLATPRNGKNAVLHIQDIQQN; from the coding sequence GTGGAGAACCGCGTTGTCTTGACCGCTTGTATCGCAGAGGCTGAGTCCCTGCGCTACACGCCCGCCGGATTGCCTGCCATCACCCTGCGGCTCGAACACGAGTCACAGCAAACCGAAGCAGGCCATCCACGCGAAGTCAAGGCGGCCATGAAAGCTGTTGCCTTTGGTGCAATGGCAGAGCGTCTGGCACGGCAGAACATCGGAAGTCTCTGGACTTTCTCTGGATTTCTCGCCACCCCACGCAATGGCAAAAACGCGGTGCTGCATATCCAGGATATTCAACAAAATTAA